One window from the genome of Spirochaetota bacterium encodes:
- a CDS encoding Na/Pi cotransporter family protein, protein MDGFSIGITIFGGLGLFLFGMKIMSESLQQAAGDRLKGILWKVSNNRIKGVFTGLFITSIIQSSSATTVMLVSFVSAGLLTLQQSIGIIYGANIGTTVTGWLVALIGFKVKITAVALLCIGIGFFIRFVSNEKVRYYGEVLLGFGVLFFGLDIMSNAVKDLRNSEAILNMMTRFAAVDISSTLIVVAIGTIVTMIVQSSSATVAMTMTLAVNGLIDFPTACAFILGENIGTTITANIAAIGASTEAKQAARAHFLFNFIGVIWAIFIFHKFFVPFVDWLVPGNPYSDILAVRSKVIADHMAAFHTCFNVINTMVFLPFVNVLAKLSTKLAPKPKGEKDEFHLKYITTALVSTPTININQARLEIKRMCGIVLEMFDMVMDVFHHPKEKLGTQVEHIIKLENLTDHLEKEISSFLVNILQNNISYEQSEEVSSLLHTVNELERIGDNCESLLKLIRRKYEAGIEFSDDAVKGIDEIASKVREFLVLLNENLTIRNKDIMTDSKFLEDRIDELRNELRKGHVNRLNEGVCDVNAGLIFIDMLSKFEKIGDHAFNVAESISGVRVF, encoded by the coding sequence AAGGTATATTATGGAAGGTCAGCAATAACAGGATTAAAGGAGTCTTTACCGGCTTATTTATTACATCCATTATTCAATCTTCAAGCGCCACAACAGTAATGCTGGTAAGCTTTGTCAGTGCCGGCCTTTTAACATTACAGCAATCAATAGGTATAATATATGGAGCAAATATTGGAACCACCGTGACCGGCTGGCTTGTAGCATTGATTGGATTTAAAGTAAAAATTACTGCTGTTGCCCTGCTCTGCATAGGCATAGGCTTTTTTATACGGTTTGTATCCAATGAAAAAGTGCGCTACTATGGTGAGGTGTTACTTGGCTTTGGGGTGCTTTTCTTTGGGCTTGATATAATGAGCAATGCTGTCAAAGACCTGCGCAATTCTGAAGCAATACTGAACATGATGACGCGCTTTGCTGCAGTAGACATATCGTCAACATTGATTGTGGTTGCTATAGGTACTATTGTAACCATGATTGTACAATCATCAAGCGCTACGGTAGCCATGACCATGACGCTGGCAGTAAACGGCCTTATTGATTTTCCCACCGCGTGTGCATTCATATTAGGTGAAAATATTGGAACAACAATCACTGCCAATATTGCAGCCATAGGTGCCTCAACCGAGGCCAAGCAGGCTGCGCGAGCACATTTTTTGTTTAATTTTATTGGAGTAATATGGGCAATTTTTATCTTTCATAAATTCTTTGTGCCCTTTGTTGACTGGTTAGTACCCGGTAATCCGTATTCTGATATTTTAGCAGTACGTTCCAAAGTAATAGCGGACCACATGGCAGCATTCCATACCTGCTTTAACGTTATCAATACCATGGTGTTTTTGCCATTTGTTAATGTCCTTGCAAAGCTTTCAACTAAATTAGCACCAAAACCTAAAGGTGAAAAGGATGAATTCCATTTGAAATATATCACCACCGCATTAGTTTCCACACCCACAATTAATATAAACCAGGCACGTCTTGAAATCAAACGCATGTGCGGCATTGTCCTTGAGATGTTTGACATGGTCATGGATGTATTTCATCACCCAAAGGAAAAATTGGGTACGCAGGTTGAGCACATCATAAAGCTTGAAAACCTCACCGACCACCTTGAAAAGGAGATATCAAGCTTCCTAGTTAATATTTTACAAAACAATATTTCCTACGAGCAGAGTGAAGAAGTCTCATCGCTTCTACATACTGTCAATGAATTGGAGAGAATAGGCGATAACTGTGAATCATTGCTAAAACTTATCCGCAGAAAATATGAGGCGGGGATTGAATTTTCTGATGATGCAGTCAAAGGCATTGATGAAATTGCATCAAAAGTTCGTGAGTTTTTGGTTTTACTAAATGAAAACCTCACTATCCGCAATAAAGATATAATGACTGATTCAAAATTTTTAGAAGACAGGATTGATGAGCTAAGAAACGAACTGCGCAAAGGACACGTAAACCGTTTAAATGAAGGGGTATGTGATGTCAATGCTGGGCTTATCTTTATAGACATGCTATCAAAATTTGAAAAAATTGGAGACCATGCATTCAATGTAGCTGAAAGCATCTCCGGGGTCAGGGTTTTCTGA
- a CDS encoding 3D domain-containing protein codes for MVSLIVVCTVALLAFAYQDLMPKHNLLPELSHTKKVQYKTTWKITAYCPGRCCNTRFTETGIEDYTNCAAVGGLTLTGLLDSGILVVAVDPSVIPLGSIIKYNNAYYVALDTGSAIKGFTLDILMPEHGKAHNFGVQYCDDVEVFIPEDPGVVIEAIKAKAGVRKP; via the coding sequence TTGGTTAGTTTAATAGTAGTATGTACAGTAGCATTACTGGCTTTTGCGTATCAGGATTTAATGCCCAAACACAATCTTTTACCGGAACTATCGCACACAAAAAAAGTACAGTATAAAACAACATGGAAAATAACAGCCTACTGCCCGGGTAGATGCTGTAATACTCGATTTACCGAAACTGGGATTGAAGACTATACCAACTGCGCAGCTGTAGGTGGGTTGACATTAACAGGTCTTTTAGACAGCGGAATTCTTGTTGTGGCTGTTGACCCGTCTGTTATTCCTCTGGGTTCAATTATAAAATATAATAATGCATATTATGTTGCTCTTGATACAGGTAGCGCCATAAAAGGTTTTACGCTTGATATATTAATGCCTGAACACGGGAAAGCACATAATTTTGGTGTTCAGTATTGTGATGACGTGGAGGTTTTTATTCCTGAAGATCCCGGAGTTGTTATTGAAGCAATTAAGGCTAAAGCCGGGGTCAGAAAACCCTGA